A stretch of Portunus trituberculatus isolate SZX2019 chromosome 48, ASM1759143v1, whole genome shotgun sequence DNA encodes these proteins:
- the LOC123498642 gene encoding uncharacterized protein LOC123498642, with amino-acid sequence MPSKDACRDGEKVAHCALMAFTTLDGNPPEDAHQGAPANHVEERHSATSTFRGGTPSHEAHPVDVMSLVRRHLQARGILTAGVLPMTASTQRGESSLHLALWWMDVNRFLRGVFNLRPPMPRYTQTLDVKLVLEQLCTLEPLCTLTLKELTLKLVMLMALTQAARVQTLHLLVLKNIRIGETSICVSLGDNIKQCHPKFNVKFVNFTAYATDKRLCVCETATQGVAAVASGHVVCALRFWLWFL; translated from the exons ATGCCTTCAAAAGATGCATGCAGAGATGGTGAGAAGGTGGCTCATTGTGCCCTTATGGCCTTCACAACCTTGGATGGGAACCCTCCTGAAGATGCTCATCAGGGAGCCCCAGCTAATCATGTGGAGGAACGACATTCTGCGACATCCACCTTCAGAGGAGGAACACCCAGTCATGAAGCACACCCGGTTGATGTTATGTCTCTTGTCCGGCGACACCTGCAAGCAAGAGGCATTTTGACAGCAG GGGTGTTGCCTATGACTGCGTCAACACAGCGAGGGGAGTCCTCTCTTCACTTGGCATTGTGGTGGATGGATGTTAACAGGTTTTTGAGGGGAGTCTTCAACCTGAGACCTCCTATGCCCCGTTACACACAGACCTTGGATGTCAAGTTAGTGCTGGAACAGCTGTGTACTCTGGAACCATTATGCACCCTTACGCTAAAAGAACTCACATTGAAATTAGTAATGTTGATGGCACTCACACAAGCTGCCAGAGTGCAAACGTTGCATTTGTTAGTGTTGAAAAATATTCGCATTGGGGAAACCTCTATTTGTGTATCATTAGGAGACAACATCAAGCAGTGTCACCCAAAATTCAATGTAAAATTTGTGAACTTTACAGCATATGCTACTGATAAGAGGCTATGTGTTTGTGAGACAGCTACTCAGGGagtagctgcggtggcgagtggacatgttgtgtgtgcgctccgtttttggctgtggtttttatag